A region from the Ignavibacteriales bacterium genome encodes:
- the ftsH gene encoding ATP-dependent zinc metalloprotease FtsH translates to MADNSGNRSPLKRPRKPGDGPNPNGEFDWSKIIRSVFSWGAVIVLAVIVLQFLRSGNSSTTEIDYDVYLNFLQEDKIDEAKVVKTDPQDYSFEGQLKQEESISVNERLVHLKKFTVFIPAELLKDQEAIWKSKNIKYSFSKESNEWLNILLGFIPWILIIAVWIFIMRRMQGGAGGTRGIFNFGKSKAKLISESATKVTFKDVAGADEAKSELEEIIEFLKEPTKFQKLGGKIPRGVLLLGPPGTGKTLLARAVAGEAGVPFFSISGADFVEMFVGVGASRVRDLFDQGKKNAPCIIFIDEIDAVGRHRGAGLGGGHDEREQTLNQLLVEMDGFEQNSGVIIIAATNRPDVLDPALLRPGRFDRQIVVDRPDVKGREGILKVHTRKIPLDTDVDLLILAKGTPGLAGADIANMVNEAALLAARKNKKTVSMGDFEEAKDKVMMGMERKSMIISEEEKKITSYHEIGHVLVARKLPEADPVHKVTIIPRGRALGVTTYLPVDEKHTYSKEYLETMITYALGGRAAEKLVFNRYTTGAGNDIERASALARKMVCEWGMSDKLGPLSYGTKEEEIFLGREITRHKDYSEKTAQDIDDEIKKIVIECMVRAQDILAENIDTLHRLSLVLLEREILDSEEIDKIIRGEELPPQIKKNGSGEQAKKEEEIPEHVVKLIEKKKQKESVEKDDSN, encoded by the coding sequence ATGGCAGATAATTCAGGAAACAGATCTCCCTTAAAACGACCGAGAAAACCCGGTGATGGACCAAATCCAAATGGTGAATTTGATTGGTCTAAAATAATTAGAAGCGTTTTTAGTTGGGGTGCAGTTATTGTTTTAGCAGTAATAGTTTTACAGTTTCTTCGTTCCGGAAATTCCAGTACAACAGAAATAGATTACGATGTTTACCTGAATTTCCTTCAGGAAGATAAGATTGACGAAGCAAAAGTGGTTAAAACAGATCCACAAGACTATTCCTTTGAAGGTCAGCTAAAACAAGAAGAGTCAATTAGCGTTAATGAAAGATTGGTTCATTTAAAAAAATTCACTGTATTCATTCCAGCCGAATTGCTTAAAGATCAGGAAGCAATTTGGAAAAGTAAGAATATTAAATATTCATTCAGTAAAGAATCAAATGAGTGGTTGAATATTCTTCTTGGCTTTATTCCCTGGATTCTAATTATTGCGGTTTGGATTTTCATCATGCGAAGAATGCAGGGTGGAGCCGGTGGAACGAGAGGAATTTTTAATTTCGGAAAGAGTAAAGCTAAATTGATTTCCGAATCTGCAACAAAGGTTACGTTTAAGGATGTTGCTGGTGCCGATGAAGCAAAGTCTGAACTTGAAGAGATTATTGAATTTCTAAAAGAACCCACAAAATTTCAGAAACTTGGCGGAAAAATTCCAAGAGGAGTTTTATTATTAGGACCTCCGGGAACAGGCAAAACATTATTAGCGCGTGCAGTTGCTGGCGAAGCTGGTGTTCCTTTCTTTTCCATAAGCGGTGCCGATTTTGTTGAAATGTTTGTTGGAGTTGGCGCAAGCCGTGTTAGAGACTTATTCGACCAGGGTAAAAAGAATGCTCCCTGCATTATTTTTATTGATGAAATCGATGCAGTTGGTCGCCATCGTGGAGCAGGTTTGGGTGGCGGGCATGATGAACGCGAACAAACTCTAAATCAATTACTGGTTGAGATGGATGGATTTGAACAGAATAGCGGTGTAATTATAATTGCTGCAACAAACCGTCCAGATGTTTTGGATCCTGCCTTATTGCGCCCAGGAAGATTTGACAGACAAATTGTAGTTGACAGACCTGATGTAAAAGGAAGAGAAGGAATTTTAAAAGTTCATACAAGAAAAATTCCTCTTGATACTGATGTAGATCTTTTAATTCTGGCAAAAGGTACACCAGGATTGGCAGGTGCCGATATTGCCAATATGGTAAACGAAGCAGCACTTCTTGCAGCAAGAAAAAATAAAAAAACTGTTTCTATGGGTGATTTTGAAGAAGCCAAAGATAAAGTTATGATGGGAATGGAAAGAAAAAGTATGATTATTTCTGAGGAAGAAAAGAAAATTACTTCATATCATGAAATTGGACATGTTTTAGTTGCACGTAAACTTCCTGAAGCAGATCCTGTTCATAAAGTAACAATAATTCCTCGTGGGCGAGCACTTGGTGTAACTACTTATTTACCAGTGGATGAAAAACACACCTATTCCAAAGAATACTTAGAAACAATGATTACTTACGCTCTTGGTGGACGTGCAGCAGAAAAACTTGTATTCAACCGTTATACAACAGGTGCTGGAAATGATATTGAAAGAGCTTCTGCTTTAGCCCGTAAAATGGTTTGTGAATGGGGAATGAGTGATAAGCTTGGTCCGCTTTCCTATGGAACAAAAGAGGAGGAAATTTTCCTTGGTCGAGAAATTACGCGACATAAAGATTACAGCGAAAAAACTGCTCAGGATATTGATGATGAAATTAAAAAAATAGTTATTGAATGTATGGTGCGTGCACAAGACATTCTTGCGGAAAATATAGATACGTTGCACAGGTTATCCCTTGTTCTGTTGGAGAGGGAAATACTCGATTCAGAAGAAATTGATAAAATTATTCGCGGGGAAGAGCTTCCTCCACAAATTAAAAAAAATGGAAGTGGTGAACAAGCAAAAAAAGAAGAAGAAATTCCTGAACATGTTGTAAAACTAATTGAGAAGAAAAAGCAAAAAGAGTCTGTAGAGAAAGATGACTCAAATTGA